In Xenopus laevis strain J_2021 chromosome 2S, Xenopus_laevis_v10.1, whole genome shotgun sequence, a genomic segment contains:
- the rdh7.2.S gene encoding retinol dehydrogenase 7 yields MWVLLLLLVPLSLLYRWYKDRYILENLTDKYVLITGCDSGFGNLLARKLDRRGLHVLAACLTDRGAEELKKQTSSRLQTVLLDVTDSNSVKSAVKWASQTVGDKGLWGLVNNAGISFPCAPNEWLTKEDFIKIVNVNLLGLVDVTINMLHLIRKARGRVVNIASVAGRITISGGGYCMSKYGVESFSDSLRREMRPFGVKVSIVEPGFFKTQLTNTDLIKQSLEKAWNNTTEEIRQSYGQEYFKKSCEASQTIVPLCKEDLSLVTDCLEHALTAVYPRTRYSAGWDAKLLFLPLSYFPTSLVDFVLGIANPKPAQGV; encoded by the exons ATGTGGGTCCTTCTACTGTTACTTGTGCCTCTGAGCCTCCTGTATAGGTGGTACAAGGACAGATATATTTTGGAAAATCTAACTGATAAATATGTGCTTATTACGGGCTGTGATTCTGGATTTGGGAACCTGTTAGCAAGAAAGCTGGACAGACGTGGGTTACATGTGTTGGCAGCCTGTCTGACTGATAGAGGGGCTGAAGAACTAAAAAAGCAGACATCAAGCAGGCTGCAGACAGTTCTTCTGGATGTAACTGACAGCAACAGTGTGAAATCTGCAGTAAAGTGGGCCAGCCAGACTGTTGGAGATAAAG GGCTCTGGGGCTTAGTGAACAATGCAGGAATCAGTTTTCCTTGTGCTCCAAATGAATGGTTAACCAAAGAAGATTTTATAAAGATTGTGAATGTAAACCTGCTAGGCCTAGTTGATGTGACAATCAATATGTTGCACCTTATCAGGAAAGCCCGAGGGCGTGTGGTAAATATAGCCAGCGTGGCAGGTAGAATAACTATCTCTGGAGGGGGTTATTGCATGTCCAAATATGGAGTGGAATCTTTCTCTGATAGCCTCAG GCGTGAGATGAGGCCGTTCGGTGTAAAGGTGTCTATAGTGGAACCAGGCTTTTTTAAAACACAGTTAACAAACACAGACTTAATAAAGCAAAGTTTAGAAAAGGCCTGGAACAACACCACAGAGGAAATCCGCCAAAGCTACGGACAggaatactttaaaaaat CGTGTGAGGCATCTCAGACGATTGTGCCATTGTGCAAAGAAGACCTTTCATTGGTGACCGACTGCTTGGAGCATGCCCTCACTGCAGTATATCCGCGGACACGTTACTCTGCTGGCTGGGATGCAAAGCTGCTCTTCTTGCCTCTTTCCTATTTTCCTACATCGCTAGTAGACTTTGTGTTAGGTATTGCTAATCCTAAACCAGCCCAAGGAGTATGA